The window TGCAACCAGACATTCCAAACAAAATCATCACCCTTTAGCTATCCaatttgcaaaccctaatcttcgTTTCTGTTTCCCTTGTAATACCCTTATTCCTGTTCAAGTTTCAGAAGAAAATGGAGAAGAAAAAGATGCTTTTTCTAGTGTTGTGAAAGTACTAAAAACTCGCCCATCATCAGAAAAAAAAACACTAGATGTTGAGGATGTTTGGTTTGGAAATGGAAGTGTAATAACCGAGGTCAAATCCGTAAATACCGAAATTATTCCAGAAAACAGCGGTGGATTCTATATGGTAAAgggtttgaataacttaggcaACACTTGTTTCTTTAACTCAATATTGCAAAATCTTTTAGCAATGGATAAACTACGGGATCACTTCATGAAACTGGAGACACCTGTTGGGCCTCTTTCGGTTTCTATAAAGAAACTTTTTGTCAAAACTGACCCTTCAACAATTGACAAAAGCATAATCAACCCTCGGCCTCTTTTCAACTCGATTTGCACCATGGCCTCTCAATTTAAAGGGTACCAACAACAAGATAGTCATGAGTTGCTTCGGTTTTTGTTGGATGGATTGTGTAATGAGGAGTGTAGCAAGGATAAAAATGTCCAAAAAGAGCATCCTACTTTTGTTGATGCCCTTTTTGGGGGACAAATTTGTAGCAGTGTTAGTTGTTTGGAATGTGGGCATACTTCAAATGTATATGAACCTTATTTAGACCTTTCATTACCATTACCTACAAAAAAATCTACATCTAAAAAGATGCCTTTAGTTTCTAAGTCCAAGAAACCAAACACACCTCCAAAAAGACGTGAAAAAATCGAAACAAAAGTTCATAAAGCTTCTGATCCTGCTACTCGAGAGGATATAATGGAAAAAATATCTGGAATTACAATCACGGAATCAGGGATTCCGTTGGATGACTGCAATGGTAATTCTAATTCATCTGATATCTCATCATGGTTGGATTATCTGGAGCCAACTAAGGCATCAAGCGATTCGTGGTTGGACTATCTTGACCCTTGTTCATCTAATGATCATGATATGGTGTCCCGGAATGGAATCCAAGATTCCGGAGATGGTAACGAACATATTTGGGAAGACTTAGACGAGGCACCAAGAGTTCAGGAATCGGAGATTTTATTGCTTCCTTATAAAGAACTAACGTCAACTAGTAATGGGAATGAGATTGCAGAAGAAGCATCGGATTTTGATGGATTTGGGGgtttatttgatgaacctgaggtTGAGGTTGTTTCTGGGCCGAGTGTTAAAAACAACAGCGATTCTGATTCCGATGAGTTGGATAATAGTGATTGCCAGGTGTCGGTGGATAAATGTTTAG of the Lactuca sativa cultivar Salinas chromosome 6, Lsat_Salinas_v11, whole genome shotgun sequence genome contains:
- the LOC111895912 gene encoding ubiquitin carboxyl-terminal hydrolase 1 codes for the protein MGKKLKKKTNRNAQKEKHFPTSSRNNISEKIPTMVVDGGTIEQEKRLCPHIETGINLDKVSSKITSLESPNCDDCREGVLDRRASKPRGKHNKKKGSGSTSDSKSIWVCLECGQFTCGGIGFPTVPHTHATRHSKQNHHPLAIQFANPNLRFCFPCNTLIPVQVSEENGEEKDAFSSVVKVLKTRPSSEKKTLDVEDVWFGNGSVITEVKSVNTEIIPENSGGFYMVKGLNNLGNTCFFNSILQNLLAMDKLRDHFMKLETPVGPLSVSIKKLFVKTDPSTIDKSIINPRPLFNSICTMASQFKGYQQQDSHELLRFLLDGLCNEECSKDKNVQKEHPTFVDALFGGQICSSVSCLECGHTSNVYEPYLDLSLPLPTKKSTSKKMPLVSKSKKPNTPPKRREKIETKVHKASDPATREDIMEKISGITITESGIPLDDCNGNSNSSDISSWLDYLEPTKASSDSWLDYLDPCSSNDHDMVSRNGIQDSGDGNEHIWEDLDEAPRVQESEILLLPYKELTSTSNGNEIAEEASDFDGFGGLFDEPEVEVVSGPSVKNNSDSDSDELDNSDCQVSVDKCLAYFTTTEILSKTDHAWQCEQCTKALLEQRTRLKNKTNGIGIGIPSDSGIEHSFLNGNGSPSIPSDSGVEDSVSNGVGNGNGNRNGNGVPSEMEERGSEENGGNSGLSSHHQSSVTDSNGHDSNGVEDEVDSSSVKVIRDASKRILISKVPPILTIHLKRLSQDARGRLSKLNGHVDFKDTIDLEPYMDPSCCKEKGRERYQYGLIGVVEHSGSARGGHYVAYVRGGLKDDWVWYHASDAHVRQVSLEDVFACEAYILFYEKM